One part of the Rutidosis leptorrhynchoides isolate AG116_Rl617_1_P2 chromosome 1, CSIRO_AGI_Rlap_v1, whole genome shotgun sequence genome encodes these proteins:
- the LOC139902974 gene encoding uncharacterized mitochondrial protein AtMg00810-like has product MPACHSYRTPIEHGANHTCHGPLVKDPISYRSLAGALKYLIFTRPDISYGVQQVCIFMHELQEQHLHALKRIIHYFQGTTDLGLQLYACSPATLVAYSDADWAGCPTTRRSTSCYCVFLGNNLLSWSSKRQLTPSRSSAEAE; this is encoded by the coding sequence ATGCCCGCATGTCATTCGTACAGGACACCAATTGAACATGGTGCCAATCATACTTGTCATGGTCCTCTCGTTAAGGACCCGATTTCTTATCGCAGCCTTGCAGGTGCCTTGAAGTATCTTATTTTCACCAGACCAGATATATCCTACGGTGTACAGCAGGTGTGTATATTCATGCATGAACTACAAGAGCAACACTTGCATGCTCTCAAGCGAATCATTCATTACTTCCAGGGCACCACTGACCTTGGACTTCAGTTATACGCGTGTTCTCCTGCCACTCTGGTTGCTTACTCTGATGCTGATTGGGCAGGCTGCCCCACTACCAGAAGGTCCACCTCTTGCTATTGTGTGTTTCTTGGTAACAACCTCCTATCATGGTCCTCTAAGCGTCAGCTCACACCGTCTCGTTCTAGTGCCGAGGCGGAATAG